The genomic interval GAGTCCCTGCAGCCACTTGTTCGAAATCCGACCGACGATAAGCGGGGCGGGCATCAGTCGTCGATAAACGCCCGCAATACCCAGCCAGAGGCCGATGAACAGTAGCAACACGGCGACAGCGGGTGCACCCAGAACAAGCATGAACATCGACATCACCGCTATCGCCGCAATCTCGATGACAAACAACAGCACGAACCCGAGGACGGCGACCAAGCCGGCGACCGCCATTCGAATCCAGAGTCCCGCTCGTTCTCGGAACGTCTGTAGTGACTCGGTTGCCATCATCGATCACGCGGGACACGCCCGCAAGTTGTTTCGACGCACACAGGTTCGATAGAAAAACGTTCGGTTGTTTGATCAGTGCGTCCGATACGCAGACTCGAGTCGTACTGATTAGGGCTGCGTGCGAGCGATCCGCTCAATTGTGCCCGCGAGTACGTCGATTCCGTGCTCGAGGCTCGCCTCGTCGACATCGAACGTCGCGGTGTGGTGGCCGCCGGGGTGATCAGTCCCAATACCGACGTAACAGGCGTTGCCGCCGTTATCTTGGACCGCCTGCATCAGGAAGGTCGCGTCCTCGCTGCCGCCGAGGTCGTCGCGCTCGAGGACGTTCTCTACACCTGAAACATCGCCTGCAACGTCGGCGACGAGATCGACGAGTTCCTGATCACTGGTCGCGCTTGGGGCTTCCGCACCGGTTTCGATTTCAACCTCGCAGTCGTACATCGTGGCCGCGCCCTCGAGGACGCGCTCGCACTCCTCGCTCATGTACTCCATGAGTTCGGTCGTCTCGCCGCGAACTTCGCCGACGATGCGGGCGGACTCGGGGATCACGTTTGAGGCGCTGCCGGCCTCGATACGGCCGGCGTTGACCCGCGTTCGGCCATCGTTGTGCCGGGGGATTGCGTAGAGATTCTGGACCGCTGCCGCCATCGCCTGTGCAGCGTTGCGCCCTTGCTCTGGATGACCTCCGGCGTGGGCTGATTCGCCCGTAAACTCGGCCTCGAGATGGCGAACTGCGAGGAAACCGTCGATACCGGCCACGATTTCGCCCGTAGGGTGGTCAAGGCCGATGTGCATCGCGAGCAGCGAGTCGACATCCTCGATGTGCTCGCTTTCGGCCATCGACTTCGCGCCGCCGATGACCTCCTCGGCGGGTTGGAAGAAGACCTTGAGCGTGCCTGAAAACTCGTCGCTCTCGGCGATGCGCTCGAGAACCCCTACCCCGATTGTCGCGTGGGCGTCGTGACCGCAGGCGTGCATCGCGCCCTCGTGTTTCGAGCGGAAACCCGCCGCAGCGGGGGCGTGTTCGGGGTCGTTTGACTCCTCTCGTGGGAGGCCGTCGATGTCGACTCGCAGGCCGACGGTCGGCCCCTCGCCGCGTTCGAGGACAGCGACTGCGCCCGTGTAGCCTCCCTCGAGACGCTCGAGGACGGCCTCGTCGACACCAGTAGCGCGCGCTCGTTCGTAGGCGTGGGTGAGTTCAGCCTCGTCGGGGACGGCCATTCGCTGGTCAGTCTCGATGGCGTCGGGACCGATATAGAGTTCATCGAGGTCGATTCTGGACTCGAGTTCGGAGACAATCCGTGCGGTCGTGTAGAACTCGCGCCAGGCGGGTTCCGGTTTCTGGTGTAACTCTCGGCGAAGTGCAATAAGGTGGTCTGCGGGCATACCGCATGCTTGTCGGGAAGGATCAAAAGTGCGATGTTGCGCCGCGATGTAAGAGATCAGTTCGTTCGGCCAGTCCCACGGCGCTGTTCGACTTCGACTTCGACGTGTATCGAGTCGGGGAAGGCGCGCTCGGTGAGATTACGCGCGATCCCGTCGTGGCCGTGAATCTCGAGTTCGCGGGTGAAGACAGTGTAGGTCCACGAGGAAAACTGGCGTTCGTCGTCGGCGTGGAGACGCTGGTGCTGCGGAACGGAGAGTTTTTCTGGCGGATGCGAATGCGGGCCTTTCAGCGCGGCACCCTTGCGTTCGGCGGTTGTTTTGATGTCATCCACGGTACTGTCTAAAGCGGCGCGATCACCGCTCTGGAGTGTGAGACGGGTGACGAAGGTCATTGTGAGTTAGCACATCGTCAACGGCCGGGGCGTAAAAGCCTGCTGAGATCCGTCGCCGAACGTTCTCGCGAACGGACAGATACGCTACCGTAACAGAGTCATGTAACTCACCACACCAAACAGTGTCCGTAGGACGAACAGTCCGATATTCTCTTAACGTCGCATCTATTAGTTCGGGTAATGGCAGTCGAAGCTACGAGCGCAGGCGCAATCCTCTTCCGCGATACGCGGGGCCGGCGCGAGTATCTTCTACTCAAGAGCCGCCCGGGCGACTGGGAGTTTCCGAAGGGCGGTGTCGAAGGAGATGAAGAGCTACAGCAGACGGCAATCCGCGAAATAAAGGAAGAGGCAGGTATTGAAGAGTTCCGACTCCTCGATGGCTTTCGAGAAGACTACGACTACGTCTTTGAGGCGAACGGCAAAACGATCCATAAGACCGTTCATCTCTTTATTGCAAAGTCATTCGAAGCGAGCGCTGAACTTTCGAACGAACATCGCGACCTCCAGTGGCGCGACTATGAACAGGCCGTAAACACCGTCACGCAGGACGGCCCACGAGAAATCCTCGAGCAGGCACACGTGTTCCTCGACGAGTGGGAAGAAGACGAGGAGTAGTCCGGCAGTCGACTCGAGTACTGCCACGAGCGTTATGTGACCGGCCTGCAAGGAGTCAGCTACAGCAATGCAATCGGCCACCGCTATTCTCTCGTACCCAATCCGTGGCGCCGGTCTCGAGCGCATGCTCACGGGTAGTGTGCTCGTCCTCGGGTCTCCACTTATCCTCCCCGCGCTCGTGTTCGCGGGCTACTGTATCCGCGTCCTCGACTCAACGCTCGCCGGAGACGACGAGCCGCCCGCACTCGAGGTGCGCGAGAGACGCGAGTGGCAAACGCTGACGCGAGTTGGCGTCGGTGGTACTGCAGTTGCAGCCACGTATCTGCTCGTGCCACTCGGTGTCGGCGCTGCAATCGCAGCCGGGGTCGCAGCCGTCGGCTACGCTGGCCTCGTTGCACTCGCCCCACTGGTTGGCGGCAATGATGTACTGATCTGGGGACTCAGCCTGCTTGCTGCCCTGTTCGCTGCACTCCTTGCGCTCGCGCTCATCGCCTCGAGTCTCGCTATCTACTACGTGCTGCCGGCAGCACTCGCGGTCTACGCTCACACCGAAACGGCCCGCGCGGCGTTCGACCGCTCGGCGCTCTGGCCGATTGTCTCGAGTCTCGAGTACGCTGTCGCGGTCGGCGTCCTCCAGATCATCCCGCTTGTCGTTGCCGTCGTCGCCGTCGCCGCACTCGTTTCGGTCGTCGGCATCGTCGCACTGCCGGCGATTCCGTTCGTCGCGGCGCTAGTGAGTTGTCGAGTGGTCGGTGCGGCTGTGACTGCATCGTCACCGACGATGCGCGGGAAATTGAACCGTGGAAGTGACAACTGGCCTTTATTTTTTGAGTCATCTAAGTGAATAGTTTTAATATGTGACTCTACTTTGAGCTGAACAGAATGCTTGAAGATGGCCTTTCGTATCCGGTTCGTGGGGAGTGGGTCGGCCGAACAATCATTGGTTCCGTACTTGGATTTCTCTCATTTCTATTGATACCAGTCGTTTTCCTAATGGGATACTTCGTCAGAGTACTCGAGACAACGGTTGCGGGAGCTAACGAACCACCTGCGTTTGAAGACTGGGGCGAACTCTTCATAAAGGGAATCAGCGCGATACTGATCGGTTTAGTTTACTCGCTTGTCCCGGCGATTCTCTACGTAATCCTCGTCAGCGTCCTTCTAGGCACCGGCGGGGCGCTCGGTGGCGACGGTGGCGTCCTCGCGGGGCTCGGATTCATGTCCATGCTGACGTTCATCCCGTTGATGATGTTTATCTCCTACATCGTCCCGGCCGCGCTGACAAATTACGCACGGACGGGCGACATCAGCGCCGCATTCGACATCGGCGTCATCAAGTCAGTCGCATTCAGCGTCGACTATCTGGTGGCAATGTTGTTGCCCATCGTTGTCGGCGTCGTTGTTTGGGTCGCTGCGTTCGTCCTCGCAGTGACGATCATCGGTCTGCTGTTCGTGCCGGTGCTGTACTTCTACATGTACGTGGCAATCTTCCGGATGTTCGGGTCCGCATTCGCCAAGACGGACCCCACGACGCAGACCGACTCGGTCACCGCCGCACAGTCGACCTGATTTTGAATCCGATTCTCGACGGAATCGATACTCACCTAGTCATATTTTCGTCGAGTACGGCCACTCGTGGTCCCGAACACGGACGAGTCTAAATTTCCGTTCCGGCAAGGAGCTTACCGATACCCTCGAGTCGAACTCACCGTTGGTTCGGCCGCTCAGCTACATGGACGACGAGCCGGTGATCCGCTGGATTGATGATCGGGATCTGTTTCTTGGAAATGTGCTCGCGGCCGACCCGACGCGTCACGACCGGCAGTTCACGTTCGTAGTGTCTCTCTCGAGCGAGGCCGCGCCGCGTACGACGCACCACCGACCGCTCACCGACGGCCGCGGAAACGACTGGACCGCCTTCGGGGAGGCGGTCGACACCGCCCGCAACTGCTACCGTCGAGATGGGGCGACGCTGATCCACTGCAAGGCGGGGATTTCACGCAGTAGTACGGTAATCGCGACGACCCTTGCCGCGGAAGACGGGCTTCCCTTTCGGGTAGCGCTCGAGCGCGTGCAGGACGCGCGCCCGCTGGCGATACCCCATCCTGCGCTCCACGAACTCGCCGTGGTGTACCTCGCTTCAACCGCCGGCACGGAGCGGATGTAAACGAAAACCCGACGATCCGTGACCGAGTAGCCTTTGCTCTCTCAGTCCGAAGGATGGCAAGACGTGGCTACAGATTTCGCCGACTCCGAGTTCGCCTTCGAACTGCGAACCTGCCGGTGGGCCGAACGCGAGTGGCCTCCGGACGGCGACAGCGACGCCCGCGCTGACACCGCCCACATCGTCGCCCGGCAACTCGGGACCAAACGCCGCCGCTGGGACACTATCATCCTCAAGTGCAACCCAGATTCTCTCCGCCAGCGCGCGAAGTTCGGACCAAAGCGCCTCGAGAGCGACCACCTGCACATCGTCCGGAACGCACCCGCGGAGTGGGCCTACTACCGCGACGCGCTCCCCCACCCCGGCTACCCCTGGCGGTACGTCCGCGAGGCGATTCACGAGGTCGACGACCGCGGGATTCTCGAGACCCGAAAGAAAGGCAACCGCATCGAAATTCGGCGCACGTGGCCCTACCCCGACTGGTGCGAGCGCATCGTCGCCATCGAGAACAAACCCGATCTGGATGCGAGCGCCGCCCGCGCACTCGGCTCACAACTCGAGTACGACGTCGCGATGGCGCTGGCCGACGAGGTCTGGGTCGCCACCCGGCAAACCGGCGAGCGCGTCGAGCCCGTTCTCCTCGAGGACTTGCCCGTCGAAGCGGGCGTGCTGGCGCTCGATCCGGACACGCTCGAGGCGGATGTGGCCTGGTACCCCCGCAATCTCGGGGTTGACGAGCCGGGGACGCGCATTCTCGAGCGGCCGGACGACGGCGCTCACGGGAGTTCAGCAGCGCGATTCGAGTACGTTGATCCGCAACAAAAGGCCGACAAACGGCTTGCAATCGCCGAACGCGCCTACGAGCGCGGCTGGCGCTCGTTCGTCAATACGATGCGCCCCGACTGTCGCTATTTTGAATTGCAGGCAGCCGATGGGGCGCAGTTGCTTCCCCACTGTGGGGCAACCGGCGCATGCCAGACTGCTGCGAAGTGTTCCGGCTCCTGTCCCGACTTTCAACCGGAACCACCTATCTGGCGGACCAAGGGGTGGCCACTCGAGGGCGGGCCAGGAAAGCGTCTCAAGGCGTTGCTCTCGGAGCGTCGCCGTGAGCGACGGCCGGGAGTTGACGAGACGTCTCACGAGTAACGGACTATCCGAGTACATGTTCAGCGGCGATTTCGCTGCCGATAACGCACGCAACGGTCCCGAGCCCCGGCCACGTGGTGTCGCCGGCGAGGTAGAATCCGTCGACACCGATATCGTGTGGCACCGCTCGCTGGTTGGTGTTTGCCATCGTTTGTCGATAGCCGCCCACTGCTCCGCGTGGGCGGTTCGTAAACGTTTCATACGTAACCGGGGTTCCGACTTCGCAAACGACGGGATCCGAGGCGAGATTCGGATAAACCGTTCGAGCAGCCTCGATAAGACGGTCTCGGATATCGTTCTTGCGTTGCTCGTACGAATTCTGATCGGGGTCCCACTGCTCGAGGTCACAGTGCGTCGAGAGCATCACCGCGCGATACCCCTCCGGGGCGGATACGGTATCGCCGGGATCGGAAACGGTGATGAACATGTTGTTGCCGTCCCCCAGTGGCTCGTCGTACGTCGGCAGCACCTGATGGTGCGTACTCTCGTGATCGTCCACCTCGTGCGCTGGGACGCCCAGGAACACGACTACCGCACCACCCTCGTGGGCCTCCATCATCGAGATGTGGTGATCCAACGAGTCGCCGACGATTGATGGTGCGATTCGCTTGGTAAGGTTGATCGGAACGGCGCTGACGACTTGCTCGGCGTGGTACACCCCGCGAGCAGTTTGAATCCGGAACGCCCCCGCTTCGCCCGTGATCTCCGTGACGAGGTGATCGGTGCGGATCGTACCGCCAAGGTCTAGATACTGCTCCTCGAAGGCGCGCCAGAATCCGTACATGCCGCCGGTCGCTCGACCGATACCAGCCCGTCGGATCGTGCTTCCGAGGACCGAATTGATCAGCGGTGCCTCCTCGAGTGTCGTGTGGACTGTATCTTCGACGAGCATGGCAATCATGTGCCGAAGCGCTCGCTCATCGGCGACATCGTAGGCGTCCAGCGCATCGGCCATCGTCCAGCGTAGATACCGGAGTTGGGGCAGGTCTCGAAGTCCCACTGCGTTCGCGTTCCGAACGACATCGCCCGGCGTCTGGACGGGTAATTTCACGCCCTCTCTGGTAATCCGCCAGAACGTTTCGGAGAGATCGTCCAGAAAGGAGTAGAACTCACGGTGGCGGTCGCTGTCCCCAAGTTTCGCCGTCCGTTCCCGTTCCCACTGCTGTTGATCGTGATAGAGTGTGACGCGGCGGTCGGGCAGCCAGACATCGTACGCGTCCTGTACCGTGATATCCGGCGGCTCGAGGCCGATATCAGCCAGTAACTGTCCACCGACGCCGCCCTCCTGAAAATCGACCAACGTCGTCGCGCCAACGTCGAACGCGAATCCGTCGGTGCGATAGTAGCCAGCACATCCACCGATGTGCTCGTGCTGTTCGAGTACCACCGTGGAGACGCCTGCCGCCTGTAACCGGGCCGCCGTACTCATTCCTGCAACACCACCGCCAATAACCGCGACAGCAGTGGACTCCGGGGACGTGTCAGTCATACGGCCCACTATTGATTAGAATACTATCAGTTTTAGGGTCGAGTAAAACTCGAGACGGTATCACTACACGGGCTGGAACGCCACGACGCGCTCACCGGTCGTTTCCGACACTGTCACCGCAACCTCGACCTCGAGTCCCTGCTCGATATCCTCGAGGTCGATCTCGACCACTTGGCCGGTCATCCGTACAGGACCGAAGTCCGCGATGGCGGTCGCATACGGGGCGTCGTCTGCGAACGAGGGTGTCGCGACGTGTGTGACGGTATAGGTCGCGATCTCGCCGGGTTCCGGCAGTGGTTCCTTGGTGAGGGCTGTCGAGCCACACTCGGGACAGACCTGCCGCGGCGGCAGCGAGCCGTGGCCCGCGTCGCACTCGAGGTAGTACGCTTCGTGTGCTTCGGCGGCGTCGAGCCAGTCGTCGAAGCCGGCGTCGCGGACGTTCTCGGAGTCGAGTTCGGAGTGGTCGCTCATGCGGTGACCTCCAGAACGTGGACCACTGCGCTCGCGACTGTGCCACCCGCGTTGTGTGCCACGCCGGTCGTTGCTCCCTCGACGTGCTCACTGTTTGGATGGTCACCCGCGAGCAGCGTCGCTACCTCGGCGACCTGCGAGACGCCAGTTGCACCGACCGGGTGGCCCTTGGCTTTCAACCCACCCGAGAGGTTGATTGGTGTCTCACCGTCGGCCGTCGTCCGCCCATCTCGAGCGGCCGAGATGCCCTCGCCGACCTGCTCGAGGTCGAGTGCCTCGAGGGCGAGCACTTCGGCGATAGTGAAACAGTCGTGGACCTCTGCGAGGTCGACGTCGTCCGCGCCGATATCGGCGTCGGCGTAGGCCTGTGTGGCTGCCTCGCGTGCGGCGGGCGAGCGCGCAAGGTACTCGCGGTCGTGCAGCGCCATCCGATCACCGCCCTGGCCCGTCCCGGTGATCGCCACGGGTGCCTCGAGGTCGTGTTCGTCGGCGTATTTCTCGCTTACGAGGACGACGGCGGCCGCACCGTCAGAGAGTGGACAGGAGTCGTACAGTCCGAGCGGACTCGAGACCGTGGGTGCCTCGAGAACATCCTCGACGGAGAGGGCGCGCTGGTACTGGGCTTTCTCGTTGGTGAGTGCGTTCTCGTGGTTCTTGGCGGCGATGTGTGCGAGGTCCGCGCGGTCGCCGCCGTAGGTCTCGAAGTAGGCGGTGGCCATCAGCGCGTACGCCCCGGGGAAGGTCATCCCGGCTCGGACTTCCCAGAGGTCGTCAGCCGCGATTGCGAGTGCTTCGGTCGCGCCCGCGGTACCGAGATTGGTCATCCGCTCTGCGCCGCCGACGAGCAACACGTCACACTCGCCGTTTCGCAGTCGAATCACGGCATCGCGAAGCGCCATCCCGCTCGAGGCACAGGCGGCTTCGTACCGGGTTGCGGGCGCGGTGACGCCAGCGGCTTCGGCCATCAGCGGCCCCTGGTGACCCTGGTGCTCGGACAATTCGCCCATGAAATTGCCGTAGAGGACGCCGTCGACGTCATCGCGAGGAACGGCGCTGTCCTCGAGGGCGGTGGTGCTCGCCTCGGCAAATAGGTCCCGACTCGTCCGTTCGGGGTACTCACCGAACGGGGTCAGTCCGGTCCCAGCAACGCGTACGCTACTCATACGCACACCTACCCCGTCGACGGGTTAAAACTCGGTGGTTGGTATCACGACACGAACGCTGGCATCGTCGCTGCACATCTGCACAACACAATATCTGTTTCACAAACATAATTGTGCTAACACTGCCTGCCTGTTCCCTGTTATTTATCCGCTCGGTTTCGAATATGTGGTTATGGACAGTGTTCCGTTTGATCTCGATGTTCTTACCGAGTTGACCGAGACGAGTGGCGTGCCCGGCTACGAAGACCGCATCCGCGCCCGCGTCATCGACCACCTCGAGGACAGCGTCGACCGCGTTCGGACCGACGCGATGGGCAACGTCGTCGGCACGCTCGAGGGGGAAGACGACGACTACTCGGTGGCCGTTGCGGCGCACATGGACGAAATCGGCTTCATGGTTCGACACGTCCGCGGGGAGGAAGACGGTCCTGGTTTTCTCGAACTCGACGCACTCGGCGGCTGGGATGCACGCGTGCTCAAAGCCCAGCGGGTGACGATCCACACCACGGAGGGCGATCTGCCGGGCGTCATCGGCTCGCCGCCGCCCCACACGCTCGATGAGGACGACCGGACGAAGACACCGGAGGTCGAAGACGCGTTCGTCGACCCCGGCCTCCCCTACGAGGTCCTCGAGGAGCGCGTCTCGCCGGGCGATCTTGTCACGATGGAACAGACGACAGAACTGATGGGTGAGACGGTCACCGGGAAGGCACTCGACGACCGGGTTTGTCTGTTCGCCATGCTCGAGGCGGCTGAGCGGCTCGAGG from Natronolimnobius sp. AArcel1 carries:
- a CDS encoding amidohydrolase translates to MPADHLIALRRELHQKPEPAWREFYTTARIVSELESRIDLDELYIGPDAIETDQRMAVPDEAELTHAYERARATGVDEAVLERLEGGYTGAVAVLERGEGPTVGLRVDIDGLPREESNDPEHAPAAAGFRSKHEGAMHACGHDAHATIGVGVLERIAESDEFSGTLKVFFQPAEEVIGGAKSMAESEHIEDVDSLLAMHIGLDHPTGEIVAGIDGFLAVRHLEAEFTGESAHAGGHPEQGRNAAQAMAAAVQNLYAIPRHNDGRTRVNAGRIEAGSASNVIPESARIVGEVRGETTELMEYMSEECERVLEGAATMYDCEVEIETGAEAPSATSDQELVDLVADVAGDVSGVENVLERDDLGGSEDATFLMQAVQDNGGNACYVGIGTDHPGGHHTATFDVDEASLEHGIDVLAGTIERIARTQP
- a CDS encoding uS10/mL48 family ribosomal protein codes for the protein MTFVTRLTLQSGDRAALDSTVDDIKTTAERKGAALKGPHSHPPEKLSVPQHQRLHADDERQFSSWTYTVFTRELEIHGHDGIARNLTERAFPDSIHVEVEVEQRRGTGRTN
- a CDS encoding bis(5'-nucleosyl)-tetraphosphatase — encoded protein: MAVEATSAGAILFRDTRGRREYLLLKSRPGDWEFPKGGVEGDEELQQTAIREIKEEAGIEEFRLLDGFREDYDYVFEANGKTIHKTVHLFIAKSFEASAELSNEHRDLQWRDYEQAVNTVTQDGPREILEQAHVFLDEWEEDEE
- a CDS encoding DUF4013 domain-containing protein encodes the protein MQSATAILSYPIRGAGLERMLTGSVLVLGSPLILPALVFAGYCIRVLDSTLAGDDEPPALEVRERREWQTLTRVGVGGTAVAATYLLVPLGVGAAIAAGVAAVGYAGLVALAPLVGGNDVLIWGLSLLAALFAALLALALIASSLAIYYVLPAALAVYAHTETARAAFDRSALWPIVSSLEYAVAVGVLQIIPLVVAVVAVAALVSVVGIVALPAIPFVAALVSCRVVGAAVTASSPTMRGKLNRGSDNWPLFFESSK
- a CDS encoding DUF4013 domain-containing protein, whose translation is MLEDGLSYPVRGEWVGRTIIGSVLGFLSFLLIPVVFLMGYFVRVLETTVAGANEPPAFEDWGELFIKGISAILIGLVYSLVPAILYVILVSVLLGTGGALGGDGGVLAGLGFMSMLTFIPLMMFISYIVPAALTNYARTGDISAAFDIGVIKSVAFSVDYLVAMLLPIVVGVVVWVAAFVLAVTIIGLLFVPVLYFYMYVAIFRMFGSAFAKTDPTTQTDSVTAAQST
- a CDS encoding dual specificity protein phosphatase, with product MDDEPVIRWIDDRDLFLGNVLAADPTRHDRQFTFVVSLSSEAAPRTTHHRPLTDGRGNDWTAFGEAVDTARNCYRRDGATLIHCKAGISRSSTVIATTLAAEDGLPFRVALERVQDARPLAIPHPALHELAVVYLASTAGTERM
- a CDS encoding DUF5787 family protein; translated protein: MATDFADSEFAFELRTCRWAEREWPPDGDSDARADTAHIVARQLGTKRRRWDTIILKCNPDSLRQRAKFGPKRLESDHLHIVRNAPAEWAYYRDALPHPGYPWRYVREAIHEVDDRGILETRKKGNRIEIRRTWPYPDWCERIVAIENKPDLDASAARALGSQLEYDVAMALADEVWVATRQTGERVEPVLLEDLPVEAGVLALDPDTLEADVAWYPRNLGVDEPGTRILERPDDGAHGSSAARFEYVDPQQKADKRLAIAERAYERGWRSFVNTMRPDCRYFELQAADGAQLLPHCGATGACQTAAKCSGSCPDFQPEPPIWRTKGWPLEGGPGKRLKALLSERRRERRPGVDETSHE
- a CDS encoding NAD(P)/FAD-dependent oxidoreductase encodes the protein MTDTSPESTAVAVIGGGVAGMSTAARLQAAGVSTVVLEQHEHIGGCAGYYRTDGFAFDVGATTLVDFQEGGVGGQLLADIGLEPPDITVQDAYDVWLPDRRVTLYHDQQQWERERTAKLGDSDRHREFYSFLDDLSETFWRITREGVKLPVQTPGDVVRNANAVGLRDLPQLRYLRWTMADALDAYDVADERALRHMIAMLVEDTVHTTLEEAPLINSVLGSTIRRAGIGRATGGMYGFWRAFEEQYLDLGGTIRTDHLVTEITGEAGAFRIQTARGVYHAEQVVSAVPINLTKRIAPSIVGDSLDHHISMMEAHEGGAVVVFLGVPAHEVDDHESTHHQVLPTYDEPLGDGNNMFITVSDPGDTVSAPEGYRAVMLSTHCDLEQWDPDQNSYEQRKNDIRDRLIEAARTVYPNLASDPVVCEVGTPVTYETFTNRPRGAVGGYRQTMANTNQRAVPHDIGVDGFYLAGDTTWPGLGTVACVIGSEIAAEHVLG
- a CDS encoding Zn-ribbon domain-containing OB-fold protein, whose translation is MSDHSELDSENVRDAGFDDWLDAAEAHEAYYLECDAGHGSLPPRQVCPECGSTALTKEPLPEPGEIATYTVTHVATPSFADDAPYATAIADFGPVRMTGQVVEIDLEDIEQGLEVEVAVTVSETTGERVVAFQPV
- a CDS encoding beta-ketoacyl synthase N-terminal-like domain-containing protein — protein: MSSVRVAGTGLTPFGEYPERTSRDLFAEASTTALEDSAVPRDDVDGVLYGNFMGELSEHQGHQGPLMAEAAGVTAPATRYEAACASSGMALRDAVIRLRNGECDVLLVGGAERMTNLGTAGATEALAIAADDLWEVRAGMTFPGAYALMATAYFETYGGDRADLAHIAAKNHENALTNEKAQYQRALSVEDVLEAPTVSSPLGLYDSCPLSDGAAAVVLVSEKYADEHDLEAPVAITGTGQGGDRMALHDREYLARSPAAREAATQAYADADIGADDVDLAEVHDCFTIAEVLALEALDLEQVGEGISAARDGRTTADGETPINLSGGLKAKGHPVGATGVSQVAEVATLLAGDHPNSEHVEGATTGVAHNAGGTVASAVVHVLEVTA
- a CDS encoding M42 family metallopeptidase; the protein is MDSVPFDLDVLTELTETSGVPGYEDRIRARVIDHLEDSVDRVRTDAMGNVVGTLEGEDDDYSVAVAAHMDEIGFMVRHVRGEEDGPGFLELDALGGWDARVLKAQRVTIHTTEGDLPGVIGSPPPHTLDEDDRTKTPEVEDAFVDPGLPYEVLEERVSPGDLVTMEQTTELMGETVTGKALDDRVCLFAMLEAAERLEDPDVTVHFCATVQEEVGLRGAQALGVDVDPDLAIALDVTVANDVPGFKAGEHVTNLGEGTAIKLKDSSVITSPKVHRRLQSVADDEEIDSQLEILPAGGTDTAGFQNVAGAKPVGAISIPTRYLHTVTETAHVDDIAATIDLLEAFLASEDGEHDYTL